In Dama dama isolate Ldn47 chromosome 22, ASM3311817v1, whole genome shotgun sequence, the genomic window CTTTAGAAAGTCACAGGGCAAACACCGAAGCATTGGAAGCAACAATAAGCACTCTTTACTTAGCGCTCAGTAAACAGTTACCCTGAAATGATAACCAAAGGTGGGGGAGTGATGTTTGATAATGTTCTCATGTCCTTCACTGCCCTTCCTCTTTATTCTTGCCACTCCTGCATCTCCCGTAGCTTACTGCAAAGACCTCCTCAGTCTATTCTCTGCTGTCTTTCCTCCAGTACATCTTCTGTTCCTACAGTTATCTCTTAGAAGATACAGTTATTGTTTGAAAACATGGATCTGGTTGAGGCACTGTGCTGCCTAACAACCTTCCATGCCCTGCAGTGTGGGGCAGCCTTCAGTGCAGGTTTGCTCTCTCTTTCTCGCACCCTTGCCTGCCACTTGTCCTCTTCCCGCCATCACTGCACCTTCTGCTGTACCCTGCAAGACCTTAGTCTTTTTCATAGCCCTGTGTCTGCATGTGCTGTTCCCTCTGGCAGAAATGTCCACCCCTCTCCCTGTTTGTTCACTGGTTGAGCTGCAGCCCTGAAGGTAATTTTTTACCTTTATTACATTTCTGTTATGGAGCCTATCAGCATTGTGTGTTAGTTAGTTACATATGTCTCTCTTTCCATTTGACTTTGGGCTCCTTAAAGGCAGGACTTGCATTtcatatttgcatttctgtatcTCTCATCACTTCTGGCACATAGAGGTATAGAGGTACAGAATACATGTGCATTGACTGGCCAAATGGATGGCATCTTCAGAGTTCATTCTTATTTTCTAGAGGATTTCACCTTACATATGCTCAATGAAGAAATGGATAATAGCTTTTCTATACTCTTGTTTTACTTTGTCTCTGTAGGTGagacagaaattaaaaagatagaGTTGAACTGACcctaaaggggaaagaaaagcagacatacatcgggacttccctggtgtcagtggctaagactcagcactcccaaTGCAGCAGCCCTgaattctatccctggtcagggaactagatcccacatgctgcaactaagacttggcacaaattaaaaaaaaaaagggggggtatATCAATACCAGTGTTTCTTCTTGAATTCTGCTTAAGGATTCTgattatttttcaacctatttaacATGACATATCATGTCATGACCTAAGGACCTTATCAGAGGTCCCCCAAGAGGTTTATAATGGGTTCCTCTGATGATCTGAATTTGCTCGGCTGGGAAGCAAAAGTCCCAAGTTAGTCTAGTCCCAAGTGGctaaatctctctttttttttttctccgcAGGGAAACAACTGGAAGGCATCTGGTAAGTTGGGTAGGACTCCTTACGTTGGCTAGTTTATGAAACCAAACAGCATCCATGCATTTCAGGTTCCGGTCTGTGGCTTCCAGTTTGAAACTTAGCTCTCTTGAGCCACAAATCTTCACGTTCTAATGCAGTGGTTCCCAGCCACAAGTTACCAGTGTCTTGAGACATTTAGGGTGGATGGGTGGAGGCCAGGGTTGCTGCTGTAAACATCCTGCAATGCACAGGACACccctccacaacaaagaattatccagctaAAAATATCAGTGGTGCAGATATTTTACCAGACAGAGGATAAAAAACCCTGTCCTAAGGAAAGGCAAAAGGATGTATGCCCACCCCTGACCAAGTTTTCTAACTATAGAAGTCATGAGGACCCCATGTTGGTCTTAAAACACAACTTCATTGGTCTCTCAGACTCATCCCTGTCAGACACAGGATGATGGCTGGGCTCTGTTCCATTTATAAGGAAACTGTAGGTCAGAGTTCTGACTGGATCCTAGAGCCTCCTGACATTTTGGTTGACCAGATGACCATTGCTTTGTTTGACCAGAACCAAGAAGCAATATGAGCACCTTCACTTGAAATAGGTCCACACTGAATACCATCTGGTCGTTCTTTCTCTTAACATGGTCCAGGTTAACTACTCCTGTTAATTTGAAAAGTCTGGGAACAatctatggccataccaccctgaacgcaccTGATCTCATATGAAAAGTCTGGAAACATCTTGGTCTGCCGAGCTTTATTTCAGTATTGATTTGTTAATTTGGGGTGACTCTCAGGACTCTCCTCCATTCACATGATCCACAGTGATGGTTCTCAACAAGGGACATTTCTACCACCAGGAGAATGTTGGCAGTGTCTGCAGACACGTTTGGTTATCACCACAGAGGGCATGAGGAATACTAGTGCTGTCTAGTGTGAACAGACCACAATCTGCTAAACCTTCTAGAATGCACAGGCCAGCCCCCACAACAAAGGATTAGCCAGCCCCAAGTGTCACTAGGGCCAGTACTGAGAAACTCTGATCTATGATGTTTATCTTATCTTTGTTTGGTTAGGATTATAAAGCTGTTGACCTTGTAATTCATATCCTGAGGCAGAAATTACCCTTACAGCACTGTGGTGTTTGCTTTTCCTCAGACCAGTTTTAAGCCATCTGGCTCATTCTACCtcttctctgcattgcaggcacaccTCCATAGTCGTGCACAAGGATGAGTTCTTCTTTGGCAGTGGCGGTATCTCCAGCTGTCCGCCAGTGAGTGTCTGCCCCCATCCTGTCCACTGTCCCAGGTTCCCGGGGGTTCCCATAGTCCAGGATCCTTGCTGTCCTCCATAGTTCTGGTGTCTAACTTGGTGTAAGTAGCCCTGTGGCATAGTTCTTCATGATGACCTCAAGACTCAGTTCAAGAATACCCCTCACAGATCTCCGAGGCAGCTGCCCTCCTTTCTGCTCCCATGGCATTCGTGGTTCCTCTGTCACATTGGGCATGTGATGGTGAAACGGGCCGTTGCTGAGTCTCCACAGGGAGCCCCGTGTATGCTCCTTATAAGCTGAGACCGTCTCACTCTTCTGTCACCATCACCAGCTCACTGCCTCTCTCCTGGTATGAACTCAGTCAGTGTGAAGCTGATGAGGGctctgagagagagagtgaggtgCCCAAAGTTACACAGCCAGTTGGAGCACTAGTACTAAAACTCAGGTTTCTCTGACTCCAAATCCCATGTCCTTTTCCAGAAAATTTCTGTCTAAGCTATCTAAGGGTTGTCCCAGTAGGTACTCAAGCAAAGACcaagaaaacattcatttttatacTCATAAATGGGAtgtcatgttttatttcttccttctactgGCCCCCCACCTCCTATAACAAGTCCTTCATTAAGCCCAAGTCAGTTCCACCTTGTAAGTATATCTTAAAGCAGTGTGTCCCTCTTCATCTCTTCTCATTTCTCCAGAGTCTTCACCTTAACCCAGTCACCTCATTTCTAGCCTGGACCACAGCAGTGCATCTGCTCTTCCTTCTCAGTTGGTTCTCTGTACAGAGGGCAAAGCAGTTTTTTCAAAACCCAGCTCTGATCATGGCATTGCTCTGCTTAAATCAGAGCTCTCCCCACTGCTCTCAGAATGAAACCAGAAGCTCAGCACAGCCTCTGAGGCCCGTCCCATCTGGTCTCGGCCCCTCTCTCCAGATAGCCTCTTTGcaggtggtgcctttccccacccttccccccttCCCATTCCTTGAACACCTTGGACATTTAAACCTGTCCTCTGACATCAGTCCACCTCCCTGATCCTTCACTGGGCTAACTCTCTCCATCCTCCAGGTGAGCTCACTGTCACTTTCTTAGACAAGTCTTCTCTGACCTTTTGgactgggaaggtcccctgtTTTATATATTAATGGCATTCTGTACTTTTTCCAACAAGACCCTTATCACAGCTCATAATTATACATTGGTTTGCCTTTActgctagactgtaagctccacgTGGACAAGAATCTCATCTGTTTGGTCCACATACCTCCAGTGCCTTGCATGAGGCCTAGCATGCAGTAAGTTCTCAATAACATATTTGTTATACGAGTGAAGAGTAATGGGTCAAATAGTGACCTTTTGGTCTCTTGCACCTCTGACTACAGTAATCCGCTCACCACGCTTTTCCCTCAAATCTTGTCGGGCACACAGTTGGGTGCTCGAGCTATTGCGTGAATTTATGATCTTTTCGAGGAGCGCTGCTCTGAAGTGCGCTCTCTCACTCCCCAGCCCATTCCCAGCCCTCTCCTCCCTGCTGATCCTGTTGCTTTCCTCACAGCTGGTTCCCCCAGGGCCTCAGTCTCTCCTTGCATCTGCTACTGCAGTCTGTTAACCCATGGCTGAGGGGTTTTGCTAGGCCTTTCAGGGGCCAGTAACTCTCTTGCCAGGGGAATCCTATCACCTTGTTAAATTGGCCTCACAGATCAAAAAGGAACTGAATCTTGGGCATATCTGCCAGGTTTCTCACAGTTCTTCACATTTTCCCAGGGCTACAGGGGGTATCAGGTGTGTCATATGAAAAGCTGGCTGCATCCATGATGAATATGGGCATGGAAAGATGGCCGCCAGGTGTGAGGCATTTCTGGCCGTCCTGCTCGGCCCCCGTTACTAGGCCTGCAGGGAACAAAGGGAGACCGCAGATTCTGGCTTTCTGTGTCTATCCACTGGAGGAGTGGACAGTATCAGGAGTCCAGCCTGCAGAAGACTTAGCTTCCCAGGGCCCCACCAGAAACCAGACACCCGACTTCTCAGCCATGCTGTCAGCCCACGGCCACGGACAGTCTCCAGGAGCCTCTAAGCTGTCGTAGCCTTGacacaaagaagaaataagtcttcctctgccccaggtGCTCTGAAAGTTAGAAGTTGTTGGAGCAGAGCATTCGTGGTCTTCCATGGCAGGGGAAAACATTCAGCGGAGGGAGTGACTTACTGGCTTTCTTTGGGTTGGCTCTTGTAGGGAAGGACTTTGCTTGGGCCCCCAGATTCTGTGGTTGATGTTGGAAGCACAGAAGTCACAGAAGAAATCTTTCTGGAGTACCTGTCCTCCCTGGGGGAGTCTCTGTTCCGGTGAGTGGAGAACAGGGGTAGTGGGTCGTCGTGTCTGTCTCCCCCACTAGATAATTGGCCCCCAGACGGCAGCCACCAGGTCATTTCCCCCAGAGCACTCAACCCAAGGTCTGGCCCAGTATTTGCTGAACAAGTCAGATGGGAAAGGGGTTACTTTCCACAAAAAGAGCTCAGCACTGCCTCCAAGGCCACTGTTCCATCCAGCACACCTACTGCTGAAACTTTGAGGGAAGGAAGAGCTATTTATTCCTTCTGATTAAAAGCGGCTGCTGCTAGTTCAGCACATGCTGCTCTCAACCAAGTATTTTGTCCTGAAAATCAGAAACAGGGTTTGTAGAGAGGTTGGGATGAAATATACTGGAGCATGTTTTCTCTTACTGAAGCTTGAGTCAGTTTCAAGTATTAAAATTCTAACCCCGGAGCTCGGCTCTTGTGAATGCAAATATTCTCCTGAAATGGAGGAGccatatgttttatatgtttttatttcattcttcccTTAAAATGCCCAGAGTGACAAACCAAGCTCTGCTTTGGGAGTGTAGGAGAGGCATTCCCCATCCTTAGATTCAGCTGTGCTCACCATCCCATTACCTGATTTCGGTTTCATGTACACACTTACTGACTTTTATATCTGTGTCCCAAACCTTTCTCATAATGTACAGAAGTGAGGCCTACAACATCTTTGAGAACAACTGTAACACCTTCAGCAACGAAGTGGCACAGTTCCTAACTGGGCGGAAGATCCCTTCTTACATCACTGACCTTCCCTCTGAAATTCTCTCCACGTAAGTggcctctgtctctgcctctgcctttgAAATCCCCACTCACAGACAAGGTCTCTCCTCTGGCCCACATCCgcctccttccccatcacccccacccccacccccaccctgatcTCGGCAGAATCCTGCCAGGCTGGGTGGGGTGTCATGATGGCAGCTTCTACCATGGAAGGCCACCATTCTTTCTGCTCTCGGAGGCTCACCTGTGTTACCTTCACCCCCCTACTCTACCCTGTACCAACTCTACCCTGGCCTGTGTGCAACTGCAGAATTTAGAAACCCACTTGACGCCGGCCCCAGTGCTTGTACAGAATCCTGGCATCTGTCTTTCCCATTGCACATGAAGCTTGCCACTCCCCAGAAGTGCCCGGTTAAAAGGCAGTTTAGATGGACGAGCAGAGAGTAAGTCAGAGAATTAGTCAGGGGACTTGTTTGGAAACTGTCAGTCTTTCTTCCCTTGCACCTTGAGCTCTTTGACATCCTCAAAGACAACCTCCCAGTCAGCCTCGTACCTCGTAGCACATAGACAGCCCTCAGTAGATGTTTTCTTCAGAAACACTCTGGAGCCCCTCCCACCCTGATGTGGTCCGAGCTTTGTGGGCCGTCACCCAGGCAGCGTCCTTTCAGGGGACACACGCACCCTCAGTGCCACCTCACCCCTCCCTCCCATTGCATTCAGGCAGCCTCTGCCCCCTGCAGGAGTAGGCCCCTTTCCTGACTGACTCAGTTACTCCGAACTGAGGACCTGTCCAGCAGAGATCCTGACAGGTTTAGCAGGCTCAGCAAGGTGAGCTATCCTTCACACCTGGGTCAGAACCCCTCAGGAAACAAGGCTGTTGTCAGTGTCTAGCCAACGAGGAGAGCCCCACGTCCCTGGCCCTGCCTTTCTACTCCTGGGCGTGTTAAACCCCACGGCAGGATCTAGGTCATGGGCCCTGAGTAGCTGGAGTGTTCTCGCTGTTATTATTTGATGCATGGAGTTCCTGGACTTGTCTGAATTAGGCTTACTATTTCTTGGTTTCCTCTGTTTATGCTTTAGAATATTTCACTTCCTTTGAATTCAGGGATGGTTTTCAAAAATGGCAGTAGCCaccgaaggaaaaaaaaagccaataacTGAGATATTTTGCGGGCAACCCAATTTAAAGTTGTAGTAATCTTGGAaagtctcttttttttatttttggctgtgccacacagcatgtgggatcttagttccccaaccagggatcgaacccacatcccctgcattggaaacagggggtcttaaccactggaccacctgggaagtcctggagAGTGTCTGAGATTACAGTATCTGCAGTCTTTTTTCCAGCTGAGCTGCTCTCAGAGCACGCTGGGCAGTGGCATCGGCATTTTCTGACAACCTGCACCTGCCGTTTTTCCTGAATACTGCCGATACTCCCCAGAAGACCCCAGTTCCCCCCAAATCCAACTGTGTGCCATCTTCACTTCtgactttttcatttcctttttctttcacctCAGCTTCCTCACTTAAAACTTTATCTTCTTATGCCATGAGAAAATACAAGTGCAGGAAGTACAGAAAACTCTGTACTGTATGTGGCCAGCCTGTTCAAACCACAGCTAACCAGCATGTAGAGGCGAAGGCAGTACGATGGTAGCGTTAACCGAGGAGGGGACCCCAGGAGTGAAAATGCAGAGCGACTGTGTAGAGATCCCCTCTGGGAAAAAGGATGTGGGGGGCTCAGTGAGAAAATGAAATGAGGCAATAGAAAACTCTTCCCTGGTGTGGCACTCCTGCTGCACACGCGGGCAGAGCTGAGCGTGGTGGCCAGCCGTGCTGGTCTGCATCCGGGAGCCCACCCCAGCGCCCatgtctcttctcttcacaggCCCTTCGGACAGGCCCTGAGGCCCTTCCTGGACTCCATTGCGATCCAGCCTCCCGGAGGGAGCCCAGTGGGCCGACCCAATGGCCAGAGCTAACCGGACTGCATGGGACCGCCCTGCCTCACCAgggcttttcctttttaaacaaaacaaaccctaccagatttctattttataattttacatcaGAGCTAACAACCAGGGGACGGCTTTTTAAATTTCCCAGGGAAGGAAATCATCAGGCTGCATGTAGGACACAGCTGCTAAGACACAGAACAAAATGCCATCCCTTCTAATAGTATTATACTAATTTATTAAGGCTCTCTTGTCTGTGAGTTCACTTCTGACGCTGCTTCCTAAGCGTCCTCCCCACTGGAGAAAGGGAGGGGCTTTGTTTAAGCCAGAGGCACCGTTTGGGGGAGCCCCAGCCCAGAACCTCTTTCTAGAGAATGCCCACACTTCACCCAGCTTGCCACCTGTTGTGGGACTCAGGTGAGTTTTACATTATCCGTGACCTAGAAGTGGTTACTTGCCACCATGAAATGAACCAAAGGATTGGTGCACATGGGGCCAGTTTCAGGGAAACTCACCCAACCTAAGTGAACTCTTTGGCCACGATCTCTCtcaccttccctcccctcccccagcaagGCCAGGGGGCCCAGACTGGAGCAACCAAAAGCCTCAGGATGCGGGGAGAGTAACAGCAAGTGCCAGTCCAGAGGAAACCGGATAAAGCCATGCTTCCTTCCACCTAGACTGATGGCCAGTCCTCTGACATCGCTCTAGGAGAACCTCCCTTGCTGTCTGCGGTCTGCTCTTCCTCCGTATAGCTGACCTGTCACAGTTAATGAAGGTCTGGAGCAGCACAGACCCAGGCCTTTTGTCTGCAAGTAATAATGTAGGTTATTGACAGTCACTGTACCCACCCAACCCAGACCAATATGCAGTATTTAACTAGGGACCAAGGGGAAATGATTCCCTGCTCTTGGAAAATATCCCTGATGTAGAAAGCGTAATAATACAGAATCAAGGTGGCAAGAAAATGTAGAGTTATTTCTGATAGGGATTTTTATAGTATCCTAAATGTGTTTTGAAGGCAAGTGTTATTTCTGGTGTCCTGACTTGAAGGAAGCAA contains:
- the DESI1 gene encoding desumoylating isopeptidase 1, with the protein product MEPPNLYPVKLYVYDLSKGLARRLSPIMLGKQLEGIWHTSIVVHKDEFFFGSGGISSCPPGRTLLGPPDSVVDVGSTEVTEEIFLEYLSSLGESLFRSEAYNIFENNCNTFSNEVAQFLTGRKIPSYITDLPSEILSTPFGQALRPFLDSIAIQPPGGSPVGRPNGQS